One Tachysurus vachellii isolate PV-2020 chromosome 8, HZAU_Pvac_v1, whole genome shotgun sequence genomic window carries:
- the LOC132850520 gene encoding LOW QUALITY PROTEIN: dynein heavy chain (The sequence of the model RefSeq protein was modified relative to this genomic sequence to represent the inferred CDS: substituted 1 base at 1 genomic stop codon): MSAADDDGLYVIQYLVYLIQXILYSVQYLLHSIQYLLHLFQYLLHMIRYLLHMIQYLLHLFQYLLHMIQYLLHLFQYLLHMIRYLLHMIRYLLHMIQYLLHMIRYLLHMIQYLLHLFRYLLHMIRYLLHMIQYLLHTIQYLLHMIRYLLHMFQYLLHMIQYLLHMIQYLLHMIQYLLHMFQYLLHMIQYLLHMIQYLLHMFQYLLHMIQYLLHMIQYLLHMIQYLLHMIQYLLHMIQYLLHMIQYLIHMIQYLLHMIQYLLHMIQYLLHMIQYLLHMFQYLIHMIQYLIHMIQYLLHMFQYLIHMIQYLLHMIQYLLHMIQYLIHMFQYLLHMIQYLLHMIQSLLLGRYNAH; encoded by the exons ATGTCAGCTG ctgatgatgatggtttGTATGTGATTCAGTATCTGGTGTATTTGATTCAGTAAATACTGTATTCAGTTCAAtacctactgcattcaattcagtacctgctgcattTGTTTCAGTACCTACTACATATGATTCGGTACCTACTACatatgattcagtacctactacatttgtttcagtacctactacatatgattcagtacctactacatTTGTTTCAGTACCTTCTACATATGATTCGGTACCTACTACATATGATTCGGTACCTACTACatatgattcagtacctactacatATGATTCGGTACCTACTACatatgattcagtacctactacatTTGTTTCGGTACCTACTACATATGATTCGGTACCTACTACatatgattcagtacctactacatacgattcagtacctactacatATGATTCGGTACCTACTACATATGTTTCAGTACCTACTACatatgattcagtacctactacatatgattcagtacctactacatatgattcagtacctactacatatgtttcagtacctactacatatgattcagtacctactacatatgattcagtacctactacatatgtttcagtacctactacatatgattcagtacctactacatatgattcagtacctactacatatgattcagtacctactacatatgattcagtacctactacatatgattcagtacctactacatatgattcagtacctaatacatatgattcagtacctactacatatgattcagtacctactacatatgattcagtacctactacatatgattcagtacctactacatATGTTTCAGTACCTAATACATATGATTCAGTACCTAATACatatgattcagtacctactacatATGTTTCAGTACCTAATACatatgattcagtacctactacatatgattcagtacctactacatATGATTCAGTACCTAATACATATGTTTCAGTACCTACTACatatgattcagtacctactacatATGATTCAGTCCCTACTGCTTGGCCGATACAATGCGCACTGA